The following proteins come from a genomic window of Campylobacter concisus:
- a CDS encoding MATE family efflux transporter → MDLLKDPLNKLIISLSLPAGTAMMFNTLYNVTGTFFAAKISTLAVAGMAMSFLLYLSIVGIGLGFGSALTALIGNSLGAGKIKMAKFYAANGIIFVLVFAIFMGFCGYFLAPNLLTFLGADHHYLKEALDYAGVIFLAAPFFLIIKSLNGVLVALGDTKSYRDWLFYGLFINAFFCYFFVFILDLGVKGLALATAIVQLLGMIYLFAKVKKAKMIEPRNLSYFVPNFSIWTKITKQALPACLNYLSMSLGSLVLLKFISYYGVNAVAGYGIALRIEQILVLPTIGMAAAVLSIVSRNYGAKNFKRAKQCYKISLLFLLVYCAFACIFIKFFGEDMIRIFDDTPAVLEIAGLYLGINSLAYVAYGTINVSGSTLQAIKRPAAIFLLNGFRQFVLQGSLFYAVVFYFGLEIKFIWLALFFSVYLTAICFVFWTLYQLRRATGVSF, encoded by the coding sequence ATGGATTTACTAAAAGACCCGTTAAATAAGCTCATCATCTCGCTTTCGCTTCCGGCTGGCACCGCAATGATGTTTAATACTCTTTATAACGTTACTGGTACATTTTTTGCAGCAAAAATTTCTACCCTTGCCGTAGCTGGCATGGCTATGAGCTTTTTGCTTTATCTAAGTATCGTAGGCATTGGGCTTGGTTTTGGCTCAGCACTAACTGCGCTAATAGGCAATAGCCTTGGAGCAGGAAAGATAAAAATGGCTAAATTTTATGCAGCAAATGGAATTATCTTTGTGCTGGTATTTGCTATTTTTATGGGGTTTTGTGGCTATTTTTTAGCACCAAATTTACTCACTTTTTTAGGAGCCGATCATCACTATTTAAAAGAGGCGCTTGATTACGCGGGTGTTATCTTTCTTGCTGCACCATTTTTCTTGATTATCAAATCTCTAAACGGCGTACTCGTGGCACTTGGAGATACAAAAAGTTACCGAGATTGGCTATTTTATGGCCTTTTCATTAACGCATTTTTTTGCTACTTTTTTGTATTCATTTTGGATCTTGGTGTAAAAGGACTTGCTCTAGCAACAGCTATTGTTCAGCTTTTGGGCATGATCTACCTTTTTGCAAAAGTTAAAAAAGCTAAGATGATCGAGCCAAGAAATTTAAGCTATTTTGTGCCAAATTTTAGCATTTGGACAAAGATTACAAAGCAAGCTCTACCAGCTTGTTTAAACTATCTATCGATGTCGCTTGGCTCACTTGTACTTTTAAAATTTATAAGCTACTATGGTGTAAATGCCGTAGCAGGATATGGTATAGCTTTAAGGATAGAGCAAATTTTGGTATTGCCGACCATTGGTATGGCCGCAGCAGTTTTAAGTATCGTTTCAAGAAACTATGGTGCTAAAAATTTTAAAAGAGCTAAGCAATGTTATAAAATTTCGCTTCTTTTTTTGCTTGTTTATTGTGCATTTGCCTGTATTTTTATTAAATTTTTTGGTGAAGATATGATAAGAATCTTTGATGATACACCGGCAGTTTTAGAGATAGCAGGGCTTTATCTTGGTATAAATTCTCTTGCTTACGTAGCTTATGGCACGATAAACGTCTCAGGCAGTACTCTTCAGGCTATAAAACGTCCAGCAGCTATCTTTTTGCTAAATGGATTTAGGCAATTTGTGCTTCAAGGATCACTTTTTTACGCGGTAGTTTTTTATTTTGGTCTTGAGATAAAATTTATATGGCTGGCCCTATTTTTTAGTGTTTATCTCACAGCCATTTGTTTTGTCTTTTGGACGCTTTATCAGCTAAGAAGGGCTACTGGCGTAAGCTTTTAA
- a CDS encoding type II secretion system protein: MKKGFTMIELIFVIVILGILAAVAIPKLAATRDDAEISKTASNIQTLISDLGSYYTSQGEFASGTDAVKKMSNVKTPVKAKNDECLEVGTGNNTNGEIGITIKTGGLCGQVWGLPGLVDVKALIESSDNKTANTLKFGGMGIKYK; encoded by the coding sequence ATGAAAAAAGGCTTTACGATGATTGAGTTGATCTTCGTGATCGTTATATTGGGTATATTAGCTGCGGTTGCTATACCAAAACTAGCTGCAACAAGGGATGATGCAGAGATATCAAAAACTGCTTCAAATATACAAACGCTTATTTCGGACTTGGGTTCTTACTATACTTCACAAGGCGAATTTGCTTCTGGTACAGATGCTGTTAAGAAGATGTCGAATGTAAAAACACCAGTAAAAGCAAAAAATGATGAGTGTTTAGAAGTAGGTACTGGAAATAATACTAATGGAGAGATAGGCATCACCATAAAAACAGGTGGTCTTTGTGGGCAAGTTTGGGGATTGCCAGGACTAGTAGATGTTAAAGCTCTAATCGAAAGTAGCGACAATAAGACAGCTAATACGCTTAAATTTGGCGGCATGGGCATAAAATATAAATAA
- a CDS encoding cytochrome-c peroxidase: MKGVILCLFIITISFCKYESYKPLTVVKYNEEKALLGKKLFFDKRLSPNENYSCQTCHNLYWNLSGSNQDSMEKGTLNPPTILNAAANYLFYSDAKISNLKDQVKESITSRIELNSDNDKIVDSVNNISEYKILFKKIYNDGINFDNIADAIAEFEKAVLSIDSPFDRFISGDNNAIDDSAKKGFEIFNNIGCAACHNGRNLGGNLTQDIGREKISALDTSKRLRRVPSLRNITKTAPYLSHGEINDLKEAISFIGNYQLGYVLSKDEIDALYSFFLTLNGKKPRILNEY, encoded by the coding sequence ATGAAGGGCGTTATACTTTGTCTATTTATCATCACGATTTCATTTTGCAAATATGAATCCTACAAACCTCTCACAGTAGTAAAATATAATGAAGAAAAGGCTTTGCTCGGTAAAAAACTCTTTTTTGATAAAAGACTAAGCCCAAACGAAAACTACTCTTGTCAAACTTGTCACAACTTGTATTGGAATTTAAGCGGAAGCAACCAAGATAGCATGGAAAAAGGCACTTTAAATCCTCCAACCATATTAAATGCTGCAGCAAACTATCTATTTTATAGCGATGCAAAGATTAGCAATTTAAAAGATCAAGTAAAAGAGTCCATAACTTCTAGAATAGAACTAAACTCGGATAACGACAAGATAGTGGATTCTGTAAATAATATCTCTGAGTACAAAATTTTATTTAAAAAAATTTATAATGACGGTATTAATTTTGATAATATTGCAGATGCAATAGCTGAGTTTGAGAAGGCTGTCTTAAGTATTGATTCGCCATTTGATCGTTTTATATCAGGTGATAACAATGCCATAGATGATAGTGCAAAGAAAGGATTTGAGATATTTAATAATATAGGCTGTGCCGCTTGTCATAATGGTAGAAATTTAGGAGGAAATTTGACACAAGATATTGGCCGAGAAAAAATTTCTGCCTTAGATACAAGCAAAAGATTAAGAAGAGTGCCATCACTAAGAAATATTACAAAGACTGCTCCATATTTATCCCATGGAGAGATAAATGATCTAAAAGAGGCTATAAGCTTTATTGGTAACTACCAGCTAGGATACGTTCTTAGCAAAGATGAAATTGATGCTTTATACTCATTTTTTCTGACATTAAATGGTAAAAAGCCTAGGATACTAAATGAGTACTAA
- a CDS encoding GGDEF domain-containing phosphodiesterase, which translates to MSTKRIKTILSVLVAIFFISAFFIYKANIAIDTAHKFDDGILNLKFIDNEITFSLNNIYDVSNYDKLNADINSFDTNLSNLSMISDEMLLFHQNEIKKDLQNIRDVFSKKVFFLQRSAYVNSSIDSYIQISQYEIQNLALPNKLEPIFYAIKGALMLSPEAIDEISKQIKMYKNEYKDNQKVQSVLDKILYAAQATKTLHTISNSAKELHLDNLIENFRNKILEFHSDEVNNAKIAQTICLLTFIVFCSFGLYQIKIASERLRQIKLLRSTVENDHSSVVYCDKYNRISYVNKTFEEKTGYKLKEVIGKNPRMLKSYMHPQSFYESIKDALQKSLPWESDELISRTKSGDFLYEKVKFSPFFFKNKFEGYIAVKLDRTKETLILNELTQKNEQIKIQSSIDKLTGFGNYFALTEILDAQKDGVLICLSIKNFKILRFFYQTKIIDAMLKAVADTLKLCIDTSEIKAKLFRFQDDAFYIWYEGDNIVRDIEYIREYFGSNRINVAIDEKFENLPGIKMVFGVSLPNDTPQTNRLMQSVLANQLAIENGSNIYYYLENDAIEMKYHKNQLAVQLIEDALENDRVIVEAQGIFNLEENETEAKYYEVLVRIIDQNGKIHYPGEFLDIAMKTQLYPQITKKVIALAFDLAKKYPDYTFSINLSNTDIADASMRELIENKLIECKDPNKICFEMLESEELSDYVAVNSFIKRVKGYGCKISIDDFGSGYSNYYRILELDIDTIKIDGSIIKKLPFDENARVLVETIVSFAKKQGYKIVAEFASSEEILNQIKNFGIPYAQGFLLGKPRRME; encoded by the coding sequence ATGAGTACTAAACGAATAAAAACCATACTTAGCGTCTTAGTAGCTATATTTTTCATTAGTGCATTTTTTATATATAAAGCAAATATAGCCATTGATACGGCTCATAAATTTGACGATGGAATTTTAAATCTAAAATTTATAGACAATGAAATAACTTTTTCTTTAAATAATATTTATGATGTCTCAAACTACGACAAACTTAATGCTGACATAAATTCTTTTGATACAAATTTGAGCAACCTTTCAATGATTAGTGATGAGATGTTGTTATTTCATCAAAATGAAATAAAAAAAGACCTACAAAACATAAGAGATGTATTTAGTAAAAAAGTATTTTTTTTACAAAGATCAGCTTATGTAAACTCATCTATAGATTCTTATATCCAAATAAGTCAATATGAAATACAAAATCTCGCACTTCCAAATAAGCTTGAGCCTATATTTTATGCGATAAAAGGTGCTTTGATGCTTAGTCCTGAAGCAATAGATGAAATTTCAAAGCAAATAAAAATGTATAAAAACGAGTATAAAGATAACCAAAAAGTTCAAAGCGTATTAGACAAGATACTTTATGCAGCTCAAGCTACAAAAACTTTACATACAATCTCAAATAGTGCAAAAGAGCTACATCTTGATAATCTGATAGAAAATTTTAGAAACAAAATCCTAGAATTTCACTCTGATGAGGTGAATAACGCAAAAATAGCTCAGACAATCTGCTTACTTACATTTATAGTATTTTGTTCATTTGGTCTCTATCAAATTAAAATAGCCTCAGAGCGTTTAAGACAGATAAAACTCTTAAGATCCACGGTTGAAAACGATCATAGCTCTGTTGTCTATTGCGATAAATACAATAGAATTTCATACGTAAATAAAACCTTTGAAGAAAAAACTGGCTACAAGCTAAAAGAAGTAATAGGCAAAAACCCTAGAATGCTAAAATCATATATGCATCCACAAAGCTTTTATGAGTCCATAAAAGATGCTCTGCAAAAATCTCTGCCTTGGGAGAGCGATGAGCTTATAAGCAGAACAAAAAGCGGTGATTTTTTATATGAAAAGGTAAAATTTTCGCCATTTTTCTTTAAAAATAAATTTGAGGGCTACATAGCTGTAAAGCTTGATAGGACTAAAGAGACGCTGATACTAAACGAGCTAACTCAAAAAAATGAACAAATAAAAATACAATCTTCAATCGATAAGCTAACAGGCTTTGGTAACTACTTTGCTTTAACTGAAATTTTAGATGCGCAAAAAGATGGGGTGCTCATTTGCTTAAGCATTAAGAATTTTAAAATTTTAAGATTCTTTTATCAAACTAAGATTATCGATGCAATGCTAAAAGCAGTAGCTGATACACTAAAGCTTTGTATAGATACTTCTGAGATAAAAGCAAAGCTATTTAGATTTCAAGATGACGCATTTTATATATGGTATGAAGGCGATAATATAGTAAGAGATATTGAATATATAAGAGAATATTTTGGCTCAAATAGAATAAATGTCGCTATTGATGAAAAATTTGAAAATTTACCAGGCATAAAGATGGTATTTGGTGTTTCATTGCCAAACGATACCCCACAAACTAACCGCCTAATGCAATCAGTCCTTGCAAATCAACTCGCAATAGAAAATGGTAGCAATATTTACTACTATCTAGAAAATGACGCCATTGAGATGAAATATCACAAAAACCAGCTGGCAGTTCAACTAATCGAAGATGCGTTAGAAAACGATAGAGTCATAGTAGAAGCACAAGGCATCTTTAACTTAGAAGAAAATGAAACCGAAGCAAAATATTATGAAGTTTTGGTTCGTATAATCGATCAAAATGGCAAGATACACTATCCGGGCGAATTTTTAGATATTGCCATGAAAACTCAGTTATATCCGCAAATAACCAAAAAAGTTATAGCCCTTGCATTTGATTTAGCCAAAAAATATCCAGACTATACATTCTCAATAAATTTATCTAATACAGACATAGCCGACGCTAGTATGAGAGAGCTTATAGAAAATAAACTAATAGAGTGCAAAGATCCTAATAAAATTTGCTTTGAAATGCTAGAGAGTGAAGAGCTTAGCGACTATGTTGCGGTAAATTCTTTCATAAAACGCGTCAAAGGCTATGGATGTAAAATTTCGATTGATGACTTTGGCTCAGGATACTCAAACTATTACCGAATTTTGGAGCTTGATATAGATACCATAAAGATAGATGGCTCAATAATCAAAAAGCTTCCATTTGACGAAAATGCTAGAGTTCTAGTAGAAACCATCGTAAGCTTTGCAAAAAAACAAGGCTACAAAATAGTAGCCGAGTTCGCAAGCTCAGAAGAAATTTTAAACCAAATCAAAAATTTTGGAATACCTTACGCACAAGGTTTCTTACTGGGCAAGCCTCGTAGAATGGAATAG
- a CDS encoding exodeoxyribonuclease III gives MKLISWNVNGLRALVTKDGFGWLDEISPDFLALQEIKVKENDVPKEIYNLGFKDISVNSGERAGYSGVMSLANFDISTQKAAFFDDTEGRVLEHRFGDIVLFNIYFPNGQKDDERLAYKMDFYEKFLAYCKELVKSGKEVIFCGDVNTAHREIDLKNPKANAKTSGFLPIERAWIDEVLKSGFIDTFRAINGDVVDAYSWWSYRFNARVKNVGWRIDYFFISQGLKDRLKDAFILPEITGSDHCPVGIDIEI, from the coding sequence TTGAAACTTATTAGCTGGAATGTAAATGGTCTTAGAGCACTTGTAACAAAAGATGGCTTTGGTTGGCTTGATGAGATAAGTCCTGATTTCCTGGCACTTCAAGAGATTAAAGTCAAAGAAAATGACGTGCCAAAGGAAATTTATAATCTTGGCTTTAAAGATATAAGCGTAAACTCAGGCGAGAGAGCTGGATACTCTGGTGTGATGAGCCTAGCAAATTTTGACATTTCTACACAAAAGGCAGCTTTTTTCGACGACACGGAGGGGCGTGTTTTGGAACATAGATTTGGCGATATCGTGCTTTTTAATATCTATTTTCCAAACGGACAAAAGGATGACGAGCGCCTAGCCTATAAAATGGACTTTTACGAGAAATTTCTAGCTTACTGTAAAGAGCTTGTAAAAAGCGGCAAAGAGGTGATATTTTGTGGCGATGTAAATACTGCTCACCGTGAGATCGACCTTAAAAATCCAAAGGCAAATGCCAAAACTTCTGGCTTTTTGCCTATCGAGCGAGCATGGATCGATGAGGTGCTAAAAAGTGGCTTTATAGATACTTTTAGAGCTATAAATGGCGATGTAGTGGACGCTTACTCGTGGTGGAGCTACCGCTTTAATGCAAGGGTAAAAAATGTCGGTTGGAGGATTGATTATTTCTTTATTTCACAAGGATTAAAAGATAGGCTAAAAGACGCATTTATCTTGCCAGAGATCACAGGCAGCGATCACTGCCCAGTTGGGATAGATATAGAAATTTAG
- a CDS encoding diacylglycerol kinase, which translates to MRNQPTYKFFKNFGYAREGLAEIFKNEKSFRIEICIFLMATISLFFWKFDLIFNLFLIFSMAFVLVCECLNSGLERVTDLASPDYHALAKAAKDAGSAAVMISNFLCGALWCVAIGYKWI; encoded by the coding sequence ATGAGAAACCAGCCAACGTATAAATTTTTTAAAAATTTTGGCTACGCAAGAGAGGGTTTGGCTGAAATTTTTAAAAACGAAAAGAGCTTTCGCATAGAAATTTGCATATTTTTGATGGCTACGATCTCGCTATTTTTTTGGAAATTTGACCTTATTTTTAATCTATTTTTGATCTTTAGCATGGCATTTGTGCTAGTTTGCGAGTGCCTAAACTCGGGCCTAGAGCGAGTGACCGATCTTGCAAGCCCAGACTATCACGCCCTAGCAAAGGCTGCAAAGGACGCTGGAAGTGCGGCCGTGATGATCTCAAATTTCTTATGTGGCGCGCTTTGGTGCGTGGCAATAGGATATAAATGGATCTAG
- a CDS encoding replication/maintenance protein RepL has product MNEEIYKAIIGEKKVEIINLLVKSCDENGFIVVKISEICEKLDVSKPTVINTFKLLEEKKIFERVKNGVYRFKNL; this is encoded by the coding sequence ATGAATGAAGAAATTTACAAGGCAATAATTGGCGAGAAAAAGGTAGAAATTATAAATTTGCTAGTTAAAAGCTGTGATGAAAATGGCTTCATTGTAGTAAAAATTTCAGAAATTTGTGAAAAGCTAGATGTGAGCAAACCAACCGTAATAAATACCTTTAAGCTGCTTGAAGAGAAGAAAATTTTCGAGCGAGTGAAAAATGGAGTTTATAGATTTAAAAATTTATAG
- a CDS encoding FAD-binding protein, whose amino-acid sequence MGGLNINTKAQVVSSQTAMPIPNLYASGENVGSVHEPSV is encoded by the coding sequence ATGGGCGGGTTAAATATTAACACAAAAGCCCAGGTTGTGAGTTCTCAAACGGCTATGCCTATACCAAATTTATATGCATCTGGCGAGAATGTAGGTAGCGTTCATGAGCCATCCGTCTAG
- a CDS encoding TOBE domain-containing protein codes for MSISARNQLNVEISEVRTGAVNSLISAKLAGGEVLKATVTVDSEKGLDLKVGKKAIFLFKASSVIVSKDDSIKLSATNQIKGVVSEIKDGAVNAEVIIDANGSKISAIITKESVGNLALKVGDNVTAIIKATQIIVGVK; via the coding sequence ATGTCAATAAGTGCAAGAAATCAACTAAATGTTGAGATATCAGAAGTAAGAACAGGTGCGGTAAATTCGCTAATATCTGCTAAGCTTGCAGGCGGTGAGGTGCTAAAAGCAACTGTTACGGTTGATAGTGAAAAAGGTCTTGATCTTAAAGTTGGCAAAAAAGCTATCTTTTTATTTAAAGCTTCAAGCGTTATCGTTTCAAAAGATGACAGCATCAAACTTAGCGCTACAAACCAAATCAAAGGCGTTGTAAGCGAGATAAAAGATGGTGCAGTAAATGCTGAGGTTATTATCGATGCAAATGGTAGCAAAATTTCAGCTATCATCACAAAAGAGTCTGTTGGTAATCTAGCTCTAAAAGTAGGCGATAATGTAACCGCAATCATTAAAGCAACTCAAATTATAGTCGGTGTTAAATAA
- the prfA gene encoding peptide chain release factor 1 — protein sequence MFADKLHPFLDRYNEISALLSDPNIANDIEKMTKLSKEQSSIEPVASAATKYLQILNNIDENKALLDDSELGELAKEELKNLEISREKLEEEIKILLLPKDPNDDKNIFLEIRAGTGGDEAALFVGDLFNAYIRYAELRGYKFEIVSQSEGNTGGFKEIIVLIKGKGAYSRLKFEGGTHRVQRVPETESQGRVHTSAVTVAIMPEVEDSEIEINPNDIRVDVMRSSGHGGQSVNTTDSAVRITHIPTGLVVTNQDGKSQHKNKEAAMKVLKARLYELQEQERLAKETSERKSQVGTGDRSGRIRTYNYPQNRISDHRINLTLYRLDAIMAAGLFDEIIEPLITHYQAEAMLEAGI from the coding sequence ATGTTTGCTGATAAACTTCATCCATTTTTGGATCGCTATAATGAAATTTCTGCGCTTCTTAGCGATCCAAATATAGCAAACGATATCGAAAAGATGACAAAGCTCTCAAAAGAGCAATCATCTATCGAGCCAGTTGCATCTGCTGCAACAAAATATCTACAAATTTTAAATAACATTGATGAGAACAAAGCTTTACTAGATGACTCTGAGCTTGGAGAGTTAGCAAAAGAGGAACTTAAAAATTTGGAGATTTCAAGAGAAAAGCTTGAAGAAGAGATTAAAATTTTACTTCTTCCAAAAGATCCAAACGATGATAAAAATATATTTTTAGAAATTCGTGCAGGTACTGGTGGAGATGAGGCCGCGCTATTTGTTGGAGATCTTTTTAATGCTTACATCAGATATGCAGAGCTTCGTGGATATAAATTTGAGATCGTTAGCCAAAGCGAAGGCAATACTGGCGGCTTTAAAGAGATCATCGTGCTTATAAAAGGCAAAGGTGCTTACTCAAGACTAAAATTTGAAGGCGGCACGCATAGGGTTCAGCGTGTGCCAGAGACTGAGAGTCAGGGTAGGGTGCATACTTCAGCTGTGACTGTGGCTATTATGCCAGAGGTTGAAGATAGCGAGATCGAGATCAATCCAAATGATATAAGGGTTGATGTGATGAGAAGCTCAGGCCATGGCGGTCAGTCAGTAAATACAACCGATAGTGCCGTTAGGATCACACATATACCAACAGGCCTTGTTGTCACAAACCAAGATGGCAAGAGTCAGCACAAAAATAAAGAAGCTGCGATGAAGGTGCTAAAGGCTAGACTTTATGAGCTTCAAGAGCAAGAGAGACTTGCAAAAGAGACTAGTGAGCGAAAGAGCCAAGTTGGTACCGGAGATCGTTCTGGTAGGATAAGGACATACAACTATCCGCAAAACCGCATAAGTGATCACCGTATAAATTTAACACTTTACCGCCTTGATGCGATTATGGCTGCGGGATTATTTGATGAGATCATTGAGCCACTTATTACGCATTATCAAGCAGAAGCTATGCTAGAAGCTGGCATTTAA
- the rpsT gene encoding 30S ribosomal protein S20 codes for MANHKSAEKRARQTIKRTERNRFYRTRLKNITKAVRVAVEAKDLNAANEALKVANKSIHSFVSRGFLKKQTAARRVSRLAQLVNTLKAA; via the coding sequence ATGGCAAACCATAAATCTGCTGAAAAAAGAGCTAGACAAACTATAAAAAGAACAGAAAGAAATAGATTTTACCGCACAAGACTTAAAAATATAACAAAAGCAGTGCGTGTAGCTGTAGAAGCTAAAGATCTAAATGCTGCAAATGAAGCTTTAAAAGTTGCTAATAAAAGTATCCACAGCTTCGTAAGTAGGGGCTTTTTGAAGAAACAAACTGCTGCTCGCCGCGTTAGTCGTCTTGCACAATTAGTAAATACTCTAAAAGCTGCTTAA
- the glmM gene encoding phosphoglucosamine mutase — translation MKLFGTDGVRGKAGEKLSAQTSMRLAMAAGIYFRKTSATNVILVGKDTRKSGYMIETAIVAGLTAVGYNVLQIGPMPTPAIAFLTENMRCDAGIMISASHNPYYDNGIKFFDSFGNKLDEKIEAEIEKIFYDDELIANAQKTMTEIGANKRIDDVIGRYIVQIKNSFPKELNLKNLRVVLDVANGAAYKVAPTVFSELGADVIVINDEPNGSNINQNCGALHPEDLASEVKRLRADIGFAFDGDADRLVVVDENGEVVHGDAILGSLAAFLHEQKALKGGAIVATVMSNAALDDYLKAHKIKLLRSNVGDKYVLEMMKENGINFGGEQSGHVIFNDYAKTGDGLVTSMQVVAMMLKKGKKASEIFGELKPYPQILLNLKITEKKPLDKIEGLKELEASLAKEGIRSLFRYSGTENLIRLLLEGKNQTLVEKRMDEVEKFFVKALNA, via the coding sequence ATGAAACTATTTGGAACGGATGGAGTTCGTGGAAAAGCTGGCGAGAAGCTTTCAGCTCAAACATCTATGCGTCTTGCAATGGCAGCTGGAATTTATTTTAGAAAAACTTCAGCGACAAATGTGATTTTGGTTGGAAAAGATACTAGAAAAAGCGGTTATATGATAGAAACTGCCATCGTTGCAGGGCTAACTGCGGTTGGCTACAACGTCCTTCAAATAGGCCCTATGCCAACACCTGCGATCGCATTTTTAACAGAAAATATGCGCTGTGACGCTGGTATCATGATAAGCGCATCGCACAACCCATACTACGATAACGGCATCAAATTTTTTGATAGCTTTGGCAACAAACTAGATGAAAAAATAGAAGCTGAGATAGAAAAAATTTTCTACGACGACGAGCTCATCGCAAATGCCCAAAAGACAATGACGGAGATCGGAGCAAACAAGAGAATTGACGACGTTATCGGCAGATATATCGTGCAGATCAAAAATTCATTCCCAAAAGAGTTAAATTTAAAGAATTTACGAGTAGTTTTAGACGTGGCAAACGGAGCTGCTTACAAGGTCGCACCAACCGTGTTTAGCGAGCTTGGAGCCGATGTCATCGTCATAAACGACGAACCAAATGGTAGCAATATCAACCAAAACTGCGGCGCACTTCACCCAGAAGATCTAGCAAGCGAGGTAAAAAGGCTTCGTGCTGACATCGGCTTTGCATTTGATGGCGATGCTGATAGGCTTGTAGTTGTCGATGAAAACGGTGAAGTTGTGCATGGCGACGCGATACTTGGCTCACTTGCAGCATTTTTACACGAGCAAAAGGCGCTAAAAGGCGGAGCTATCGTGGCTACGGTGATGAGTAACGCCGCGCTTGATGACTATCTAAAAGCTCACAAGATCAAGCTACTTCGCTCAAACGTAGGCGATAAATACGTGCTTGAGATGATGAAAGAAAATGGCATAAATTTTGGCGGCGAGCAAAGCGGACACGTGATATTTAACGACTACGCTAAAACTGGTGACGGCCTTGTTACCTCGATGCAAGTTGTCGCGATGATGCTTAAAAAAGGTAAAAAAGCTAGCGAAATTTTTGGTGAGCTAAAGCCATATCCACAAATTTTACTAAATTTAAAGATCACAGAGAAAAAGCCACTTGATAAGATAGAGGGGCTAAAAGAGCTTGAGGCTAGCCTTGCAAAAGAGGGTATAAGATCGCTCTTTAGATACTCTGGCACTGAAAATTTGATCAGACTTTTGCTTGAAGGTAAAAATCAAACTCTAGTTGAAAAACGCATGGATGAAGTTGAGAAATTTTTTGTAAAAGCCCTAAATGCGTAA
- the lspA gene encoding signal peptidase II: MRKSLVKFFIAFFVIFIVDQAIKMIFIDGFSLDGEFFSLVLTYNKGVAFSMFAFLDEWLKFIQIALILGVFIYLVIEKKLLCSHAIWLGALLGAGSSNITDRFIHGGVVDYVFWHKWFNFAVFNFADVMIDLCVVMILWQSFRKRRESGK, translated from the coding sequence ATGCGTAAAAGCTTAGTTAAATTTTTCATTGCGTTTTTTGTCATTTTTATCGTTGATCAAGCGATAAAAATGATATTTATAGATGGTTTTTCGTTGGACGGAGAGTTTTTTTCGCTAGTTCTTACATATAATAAAGGCGTTGCATTTTCGATGTTTGCCTTTTTAGATGAGTGGCTGAAATTTATCCAAATCGCCCTCATTTTAGGCGTTTTTATCTATCTGGTCATTGAAAAAAAGCTGCTTTGCTCGCATGCCATTTGGCTTGGGGCTTTGCTAGGAGCTGGCAGCTCAAATATTACAGATAGATTTATCCATGGCGGCGTCGTGGATTACGTCTTTTGGCACAAGTGGTTTAACTTTGCGGTCTTTAACTTCGCTGATGTGATGATCGATCTTTGCGTGGTGATGATACTTTGGCAAAGTTTTAGAAAAAGGAGAGAGAGTGGGAAATAA
- a CDS encoding NINE protein, which translates to MGNNIYVAYALWLLTGWLGAHRIYLGKFITGFLMMGLFFVGYATLYFIIGIPFLMIWGIWWIIDAFLVGAYVEKNLQKTELKERVKLKDKEDDLKRLYELFESGAISKAEFEARKEILFR; encoded by the coding sequence GTGGGAAATAATATCTACGTCGCATACGCGCTTTGGCTACTTACTGGCTGGCTTGGGGCGCATAGAATTTACCTTGGTAAATTTATCACTGGCTTTTTGATGATGGGGTTATTTTTCGTTGGGTATGCTACGCTTTATTTCATTATAGGCATACCATTTTTAATGATCTGGGGCATTTGGTGGATCATCGACGCATTTTTGGTTGGCGCTTATGTCGAGAAAAATTTACAAAAGACCGAGCTAAAAGAGAGAGTAAAACTAAAAGATAAAGAGGATGACTTAAAAAGGCTTTACGAGCTTTTTGAGAGTGGTGCGATCAGCAAGGCTGAATTTGAAGCTAGAAAAGAGATACTTTTTAGATAA